From the Brevinematales bacterium genome, the window AACTAAAGTCTTTACGAATAATTTTACCGCCGACGGTACGATTCCGACTGTCATTATCTATCACCAGTTCAATTCGACTAATTACGCCACCCCTACGTTTACCGGATTTGCCGAAGTCGATCCGGGGAATAGTATTGCAAAGGTACAGATCAGTAAAAACGGCGGCGCGTATGCGGATGTTAACAAATACACTCCGGGTTCGACGTTTGTCGAATGGACGAATATAAACACCACCAATCTGGTAATGAATAGCCATAACTATATAACGATCCGCGCGATCACGTCGGGGAATAAGACGAATCAAGTGGATTATCACTTTACTCTCGATAATCTGCCGCCTGTTCTCCAGTATTTCGATCCGGCGAATAATAACTATGTGGTAAATACAACCGATTTTCAATTCGGCGCGGGTGTACACGACGATCTGAGCCCGATTATGTATATTGCTATTTATTCCAGAGGGCCGGGAATGGCCGCAGTAGTCCAATCGAACGATGTTCGGAATTTTTATAATTACTATGCCGATGCGTGGGCGTGGTCCACATCATCCGATTTCGGGGGGATATTTACGAACGTGATGGTTGCAAGGGATATTGCGGGGAACTCGATCACGAAAACCAACTTTGTCTATCATTACCCGCATCTGTTCGTGGATATTACCGGGAGCGATACGACCGGATACGGTTTCGCGCATAGCCCGTATAAGTCGTTACAGAAAGCCGTGGATAAAGCGAAACAAATCAAGGTAAACAGCATCTATGTCTGGGCGGGTACTTATACGAAGGGTAACGGGCTGAATACCTCCGGCAGCGGAGTTGTGATCGACGGAATGACGAATTTAATTATCTCCGGCGGATGGAATTGGAATGGGGGGATGCCTGTTCATACCAATATGACGCTCTTCGACGGAGGGAGCGCGCTGAATCATGTGGTGGAGATCAGAAACAGTACGGGAATCAATATGAGTTACTTTATTATTAAGAACGGAATGGCATCCGCGGCGCCCAATAATAAAGGCGGGGGAATGTACCTCTACAATGTGCATTACTCGCAGTTTACGAACATAATTCTGACGAACAATTCCGCGACAGGTTCGCAGGCGGACGGCGGCGGTATCTATATGCTTTCATGCGACTGGAATAATTTCTATATAGCCGCGGTAAAAAATCTTGCGAACGGCGGCGGCGGTATCGCGGTAAATAACAGCAGATGGAATTCCTTCTACGGCTACTCAATGTACAACACCGCGGTTTATACGGGCGGCGGCCTTCAGATAAACCAGGGATCGCAGAATAATATCTATATGAGCATTTATATGAATACCGCGAAATACGGGGGCGGTGTCGCGATGTTTAACGGAAGCTCGGATTCACTCTATTTCCCCGGGGTTTTACTGAGGAATGCCGCCGAGTACGGGGGCGGGGTCTATATCTCGAATCAGTATAGTTTTAATACTTATATTATGATTTCCAATAATTTCGCCACGAACGGCGCCGCGAAGCTCGGAGGCGGGGTATTTATTGATAATTCCCAATATGCCAATGTGTCCGGGAATATTTACTTTAATTATGCCGTAGCGGGCGGAGGAATATTCCTCAGGAAGAGCGCAAATAATACTCTCGAAGCAAATATTTTATATAACTATGCCTCTTCTACCGGCGGCGGTATCGCGTTAACCAACAGCGATAGAAACACTATCAGAAGCGGTTCCATCGAGTACAATAACGCCGGTTTCAACGGGGGAGGTTTCGCGCTGGTAAATAGTAAATATAATGTGTTCGACAACTCATTTATCGAGTTTAACAAAACACTGATTCCCAGCGGAAGCGATACGGGCGGCGGGGGCGGTTATTTTGAAAGCTGTAGCGGCAACATACTGTATGGAAGTGTCACTATCCAGAATAATCAGTCTACCAATAACGGCGGCGGTATCGCGATGT encodes:
- a CDS encoding right-handed parallel beta-helix repeat-containing protein, whose product is NGSVVQIDLIRGDNVSFPVSGTAAWSATVGLLSNKTNNFNMTATSDKGLTGNYFFQIVCDQQMPALNIQYPQNGSTTPRSFNVSAYATDNLSGIEWIAFWMDNGGTTNTSWGPSTGWWYSGLTNGPHQLFMQTKDYAGNKTKVFTNNFTADGTIPTVIIYHQFNSTNYATPTFTGFAEVDPGNSIAKVQISKNGGAYADVNKYTPGSTFVEWTNINTTNLVMNSHNYITIRAITSGNKTNQVDYHFTLDNLPPVLQYFDPANNNYVVNTTDFQFGAGVHDDLSPIMYIAIYSRGPGMAAVVQSNDVRNFYNYYADAWAWSTSSDFGGIFTNVMVARDIAGNSITKTNFVYHYPHLFVDITGSDTTGYGFAHSPYKSLQKAVDKAKQIKVNSIYVWAGTYTKGNGLNTSGSGVVIDGMTNLIISGGWNWNGGMPVHTNMTLFDGGSALNHVVEIRNSTGINMSYFIIKNGMASAAPNNKGGGMYLYNVHYSQFTNIILTNNSATGSQADGGGIYMLSCDWNNFYIAAVKNLANGGGGIAVNNSRWNSFYGYSMYNTAVYTGGGLQINQGSQNNIYMSIYMNTAKYGGGVAMFNGSSDSLYFPGVLLRNAAEYGGGVYISNQYSFNTYIMISNNFATNGAAKLGGGVFIDNSQYANVSGNIYFNYAVAGGGIFLRKSANNTLEANILYNYASSTGGGIALTNSDRNTIRSGSIEYNNAGFNGGGFALVNSKYNVFDNSFIEFNKTLIPSGSDTGGGGGYFESCSGNILYGSVTIQNNQSTNNGGGIAMLKGTANTNYAAIQNNTAYKAGGGVAVKYGSGHYFNSFIGNNSSTDTTGGGGGGGFAANAVSGLNIQGTIFNNYAILKGGGLSIAYCTNSIIGAVVDYNQVITANSSSVGGGGIFMNDGKNNSIVSLIFANNANGGMPYGGGIWISGPHTINAVITNNQAMYGGGIYIYDNNVTVGGGSFVMYNKAGMLGGGIAVGNGPVGNNKIYGNIIGNETIPALAAGSGIYLSGKNNIVQATIVDNMGTGFANGIYAVNTTGNKIMNCVISNNTGFYPMILSTNNSGLIISNNVFAAEAIAGSFGIYEEVPVSGHIVKDNKFCSGLLQYVYYDTVSGIITNAADLNIATKSQASVALGNVWW